One genomic window of Tetrapisispora phaffii CBS 4417 chromosome 13, complete genome includes the following:
- the REG1 gene encoding protein phosphatase regulator REG1 (similar to Saccharomyces cerevisiae REG1 (YDR028C) and REG2 (YBR050C); ancestral locus Anc_3.258) has protein sequence MSKNLSGYFKNNEDANDDMGPSVSMAIEADDQEQFQKSTFNLKRTRSIGLFSDYLDTNTPLHTTSKTIAKPEVTRDDSMDSDLEYDNGSSESYDSYDEDMSSEDEDDDLQAGEQLQLHRTQDHAGTADWSATPSKTPGQSASVSPPPADNDTILIPQDDNDLVMEPNTHVDYLSHNWNESEVLNSWKYIILKKKRKDDVIDSVSSARLENASWRTWAKARNHLETVSPEIVNWSKDSDVTWLYGPVVTDSKSNEEYDEYSKDAASLHNLTAEMGYGSDDETSKRLATKMTKKQLKPILKKRSVTEIIEENTQWKLNEVRKHLNEMKNSIVLLDSYNSSEAFNDYNYLANKLNAQYYSNNNKKVENNPNNNPNNNNNNNPDQNHSVLNSTASSSSHSTLSVKENEDKSISVNKNDNNDYNYDNKIHDSGNNSYSTLKNNTGQLTDKGPKNFKSNSTSTLTTFMINTNDSFDHNTLDYNTNTTTTTMDTNDLKKKNLLMPALASILTTSVSKQNKPQAVRHIHFSDRVEQCISLGYSQRDVMSMYSSNDTSSDEDESGRLQDYNHRDYLSQENNDMYNSDNSSNSEYLQSNSSGNEDDNEDGGLFINARFSRRLSTSVNSTVTDNSSLISSSTSRNRLKPIIKLLPATTLNYGSDEESDNSDYDYNYGNAVSHNVNTYRGYDYMYDYNSVYTGDTSNFLPIDHSEVVDIPEGIDLQTSIADDSSNYNQGMISPTIEAHPILNLGFNGSAELSSSNRGGFMCGPSDSEFSNSDNEQQFIENSQNQSSEDDTYTDYHANDTGIKRYASVGKGGSSTSLKDLSRNGSNVSLSGATHSFITGKVLTPHLEQSNISEKPIKLVQSAPPFHRQASKNNFIFDSDSSDNEADVEDIQMVDVPSVEGNSTNWNDVQPSSAIPIPSTLKANFGIDSKSPSPAQVEPSTVAINGSFSLRNNSIKSVISETDL, from the coding sequence ATGTCAAAGAATTTATCGggttattttaaaaataatgagGATGCTAATGATGATATGGGTCCATCCGTATCAATGGCAATAGAAGCTGACGATCAAGAACAATTTCAGAAAAGTACTTTCAACTTAAAGCGGACGAGGTCTATTGGTCTATTCAGTGACTACCTAGATACAAATACGCCGTTACACACAACTAGCAAGACAATTGCAAAACCAGAGGTTACTCGGGATGACAGCATGGATAGTGACTTAGAGTACGACAACGGGTCGTCGGAGAGTTACGATTCTTATGATGAGGATATGTCAAGTGAAGATGAGGACGACGATCTGCAAGCAGGCGAACAACTCCAACTACATCGCACACAGGATCATGCGGGTACTGCTGACTGGTCAGCAACACCTTCGAAGACTCCGGGGCAGTCTGCGTCAGTATCGCCTCCTCCTGCTGATAATGACACTATTTTGATACCGCAGGATGACAACGATTTGGTAATGGAACCGAATACACACGTTGACTATCTTTCCCACAACTGGAACGAGTCAGAAGTGTTGAACTCATGGAAATATATCATtctgaaaaagaaaaggaaGGATGACGTCATCGATTCAGTAAGTTCGGCAAGGTTAGAAAATGCTTCTTGGAGAACATGGGCAAAAGCAAGGAACCATCTAGAGACAGTGTCGCCAGAAATAGTTAATTGGTCAAAGGATTCAGATGTCACCTGGCTTTATGGACCTGTTGTAACAGATTCAAAAAGCAATGAAGAGTACGACGAGTATAGCAAAGATGCTGCTTCTTTACACAATCTTACGGCAGAGATGGGTTACGGTTCAGATGATGAAACTTCGAAAAGATTAGCTACAAAAATGACtaagaaacaattaaaaccgattttaaagaaaaggTCAGTAACtgaaattattgaagaaaacaCGCAATGGAAATTAAACGAAGTAAGAAAacatttaaatgaaatgaaaaattcaattgtaCTACTGGATTCGTATAATAGCTCAGAAGCTTTTAatgattataattatttggcaaataaacttaatgcacaatattattcaaacaataataaaaaagttgAAAATAATCCAAATAACAatccaaataataataacaataataatccAGATCAAAACCATAGTGTGTTAAATTCCACCGCAAGTTCATCTTCACATTCAACTTTGTCagtaaaagaaaatgaagacAAATCAATAtctgtaaataaaaatgacaaTAACGATTACAattatgataataaaattcacGACTCTGgaaataattcatattcaacactaaaaaataataccGGTCAACTTACCGATAAAGGaccaaaaaatttcaaaagtaATAGCACTTCAACTCTAACAACTTTTATGATTAACACTAATGACAGCTTCGATCATAACACTTTAGATTATAACACAAATACAACAACTACAACAATGGATACcaatgatttaaaaaagaagaatctACTAATGCCAGCACTAGCATCCATATTAACAACTTCAGTatcaaaacaaaataaaccGCAGGCAGTAAGGCATATTCATTTCAGCGATAGAGTAGAGCAATGCATATCTTTAGGTTATTCCCAAAGAGATGTCATGTCAATGTACTCATCTAATGATACATCATCGGATGAAGACGAATCAGGTAGGCTGCAAGACTACAATCATAGAGATTATCTTTCACaggaaaataatgatatgtATAATTCAGACAACAGTTCTAATTCAGAATACCTACAGTCTAATTCATCAGGAAATGAAGATGACAACGAGGATGGTGGGTTGTTCATTAATGCTAGATTTTCAAGAAGATTGAGTACCAGCGTAAATTCTACCGTGACAGATAACTCGTCACTAATTTCTTCAAGTACAAGTAGGAATAGATTGAAACCTATTATCAAACTATTGCCTGCTACCACATTGAACTATGGTTCAGATGAGGAAAGCGATAACAGTGATTACGATTATAATTACGGTAATGCAGTATCTCACAATGTTAACACATATAGAGGTTATGATTATATGTATGATTATAACTCCGTTTACACTGGAGATACTTCAAACTTTTTACCAATCGATCATTCTGAAGTCGTTGATATACCCGAAGGTATTGATTTACAAACTTCGATCGCAGATGATTCTTCGAATTATAACCAAGGTATGATCTCGCCAACTATCGAGGCTCATccaatattaaatttggGTTTCAATGGAAGTGCTGAACTATCTTCTTCGAACAGAGGTGGTTTCATGTGTGGTCCTTCTGATAGTGAATTTTCTAACTCAGATAACGAACAGCAATTTATCGAGAACTCACAAAATCAAAGTAGCGAAGACGACACATATACTGATTACCATGCTAATGATACTGGTATAAAGAGATATGCTTCCGTGGGAAAAGGAGGTTCCTCAACATCATTAAAGGATCTTTCTAGAAATGGTTCAAATGTTTCCTTGTCAGGGGCAACACATAGTTTCATTACTGGAAAAGTATTAACTCCGCACCTTGAACAATCAAACATATCAGAGAAACCTATTAAACTTGTTCAAAGTGCTCCACCTTTCCATCGTCAAGcctcaaaaaataattttatatttgactCTGATAGTAGTGATAATGAAGCTGATGTCGAAGATATCCAAATGGTTGATGTACCATCGGTTGAAGGTAACTCTACAAATTGGAATGATGTTCAACCCTCTAGTGCAATCCCAATACCGTCGACATTGAAAGCAAATTTTGGTATTGATAGCAAATCGCCATCACCAGCACAGGTTGAACCTAGTACTGTCGCTATTAACGGTAGTTTCTCACTAAGGAATAATTCTATAAAATCAGTGATTTCTGAAACAGATCTATGA